Part of the Zonotrichia albicollis isolate bZonAlb1 chromosome 26, bZonAlb1.hap1, whole genome shotgun sequence genome, TGAGCTCCCCCCAGCCAAAGCCTCAGGCAGGGCAGAAACTGAACCTTTGCTTGGGCTTGAAATGGAGTGACaggtctgggcagcagcagctcaggggaactcagctgtgcaggggaaatgccacagccaggaggggatcccagcccaggaagGAGAGCTCAGCCCAGGAGATCTCAGTCCAGGAGGGGAATCTCTCTCAGCCCAGGATGGGGATCTCAGCCCAGCAAGGAGATCTGAGCCCAGGATGGGGATCTCAGCCCAGGTGGGGAATCAGCCCAGGATGGGGATCTCTCTCAGCCAAGGAAGGGGAATCTCAGCCCAAGAAGGGGAGCTCAGTCCATGATGGGGGGATCTCAGCCAAGGCAggggatcccagcccaggaagGGGATTTCTCTCAGCCCAGCTAGGGGATCTCAGCCCAGGAAGAgatctcagcccaggaaagggatCTCAGCCCACATAGGGGAACTCTCTCAGCCCAGGATGGGGATTTCTCTCAGGCCAGGTGGGGAATCAGCCCAGGAAGGGATCTCAGCCCAGGAAGATCTCTCTCAGCCCAGGAAGGGGGATCTCAGCTGGTCACTGCTGAGATGGGGCCTGCTCAAGGCCAAAGGCACAGGTGGAGGCACAGAGCCCCCTCTGCCCCCTGTTCCCCATGCCAGTGCACCAACACACTGCACAGTGAGGAGGCTCAaaggctgccaggggctcagCTGGCACAGCAGATGCCAAGGCAGGCACCCAGGGGAACATCACAAGAGATGCTGGTGAGGGAGGGCTCCAGCCCAACAAGGCACCACAAGGAACCAGGGGTAAGGCTTAAACTAAACAGGTTAAGACTATAATGGGGATGTTTTTACAGTGAGGGCAATTAGCTATTAGGAATTCTTATCAGAGGTTGTAATGGGTTCTCCACTACTCATTTATTAACTTTGATCATGAAGATAGGATCTCTGTCTAATCAGCCAGCTCTGGTTCCTACAGGAATTCAGGGCAATCCTGCAGCCATGAAGATGGGAGTGATGTGGTCCATGAGGGTCCTTTCTGCAAGCATGCAAGCTCTTAACAtcacctcccagccctctgctcGCCCTCTTCACCTGACAGCTGCTATTGCAATATCTGTACAATAACAGGTCTTTACCAATGCAGTCAGAAATGGTGTGTGAGCTCAGCCACTGCTTGCAGCACGTGCCCAGGCCATCAGGCCAAGCTTTGgaagggctgagggagctgtgaggagcaggatggaggagcaggagggctgggctccagcatccctgcagcagagcagcgaGATGGAGCCgctgtgcccacctgggcagGTCCAGGGAGgggctctccctccctcctgcagccagggcatcACTTGAACACGGACGGGAACGTGGGGCAGTCGGGCGATTTCATCTTCTTCATGAACTTCTTGAACTCTTTGTTCTTCTTGTCCCACTTGTAGATGGCTGTCAGCAGGTACTGGGTCTTCACCTGGCGGCCCATGATGAGGAAGTAGTGGCTGAGGTTGTCCAGCTGGTGGCAGGGACAGTCTGCCCCATTCTTTAGGAACAGCACCAGCTTCTTCAGGTTCTTCTTGCGGATGGGCCCCAGCTTCAGCGCCTTCCTCTTCCGTGGAATGATCATCTTGTCCCCATTCTCCTTCTTCACTTCCTTTATGGTCATCTTCAGAGCTgcaaaacaagatgggagaggggaaaacaaaactcctAAGCAGCTTTCACTGGCACAAAGCCTctgctgtgtgaggctgagggggcagcagtgacagcagcaatgtccctgtccctctgcacacacccagtgctctgctcccctcctgcatcccctctccctgtccctctgcacaCACATAgttcccttctcccctcctgcatcccctctccctgttcctctgcacacacacagtgccctgctcccctcctgcatccccttctccctgtcccttccctgctcccctcctgcatcccctctccctgtccctctgcacacacacagttcccttctcccctcctgCATTCCCCTTCTTCTTGTCCCTCTGCACACACCCTGCTCTCCTCCTGCatcccctctccctgtcccttccctgctcccctcctgcatccccttctccctgctctgctcctgaatcctcctgctcctccatggCATCACCCTGGCCATGACTTGGGCATGACACCCATACCCTTGCACCTGATGGGGaaatgtcacagacatatttttatgaaaaatcctttccttagatCTTTtcagctgagaagcttcagcttctccatgttttgctgctttggggtGTGATTtatgtttacccagcatgtgaattgtttttacttaatgtgcaatgacagccacctgtgtcAAGCTGTGAGCAAACACAAGATTtcattatcattccattcctttcctaACCtactgatgaaatcctttcttctgctctttagtatagttttaatatatcattttcttttaatatatatcataaaataataattcagCCGTCTGAAACATAGaatcaagattctcatctcttcccatgtCAGGATTGCCTGAAAattccacagagcagctgccccaTGCCCAGGAGAGCACCCAGGTAAAACACTGAAATCTTTGTTCCCCTTCCTGCACACAGCACCCAGCACTTCCCATTTGAGAGTGGAACTTGTTCAGCTGCCAAGCACAAATGTTAACTGAGTAAATGAGCTGACTTCCCTGCTCTAGAGGCATGGACAGACTCTTGAAAGGATCATTTAAAAGGTCAATTTGGCTTCTCAAGCATTTGTTTGCAGTCACACCGGCCCTCAGGTGCCTGTGAAACAAGTTTGCAAGCACTGGATGTCACAGCATCAGAGCTGTGGAGGTCCCAGCATGTGCCTGGGAAAAGGAAAGTTGGTCTAATTCAACTTCCATGGAAAATATTCTCCCCTCTTTGGGTTCAGCATTTTCCTGAGTTAATCACAacaccccccaccccaaaaaaagaaaaaaaaaaaggtttttttgccATGACCATGAAGAGGAATTTTGCCTACATGGGAAAAAATGACGAAAATGTGTTGTACATTAAAACATCATTTCAGTGCCATTTGGCTCTGCCTCGTTTTTGGGGAAAAGCACATATGGAGCAAAATTGCTAACATATTTTCATCATTTGGGAGTTTACTCCAGAGCTGCAGATAACCAGTGCTCAGAGAGGTGACTGCTTGGCTGCTGTCCCTTCCCATGGGAGTCTCAGGGCAGTTGCAGGCAGTCCCCAAGAACctctggctctggcagggagaTGGATCCTCACAGCATCACTCCTTGaagtcctgctctgctggaacACACAGCAGTGAACACGTGCTGCTTCCTGGGCAGGAGCACTGCTCACACTGCTCCAGACACACACGGCAGCAGGACAGCACAGTGACAAccctgagcaggcagcagggactCAGTGTCACCACCCTGACAACAGCAGCACTGGTGTTTGCCTGCCCCTGTGCCAAAAACATCCCTTAGGTTTGCCAAGATCCTTGTCATGTTCACTGCTATTGTATCAGAAAGTAATCTAGGAATGGAAACATAAGTGAGATTTTCATTCCATCTGTTTTCCAAATTCAGGACCTAAAGAAACTGCTGAATTTAAGGAGCTAAAGATGCTGAACCAGATCAGTTTGCAGCAGATCTGGAAAATGAAGGAAGGAGTTTTCAAGCAGCTCCAAGCTCCATGGCACCAacggggcagcagcagcagcaaccccTCAATGTCAGCCTCAATTCCTTTATTCATGCTGACTGGAGCCCTTGCAGTAAAAAGAGAGGTGGCCAGGGCAGGAAGGATAAAACAGGGAGGGGTGTAAAACACCACTACAACAGCACAATAAGAGATTTCTGCAAAATGGCTTTTTTGCTCTGCTGAAATCACTGAAAATTTGATCTTTTTTGCTAGAGGAAGAACAGGATCTGCCAGGTAGTGGAGGTGTTGATCTAGTGCAAGCATCACACAGCATGGAAGACAAAGAAGGGCTGGTAATCCTGAGCTGTGGGAGCTcacagctgctccctcccctgcacacagcactTTGTGAGCAGTGCAGGTTCATGGGAGCTGCCCAGGGGAACCATAAATCCAGATGGAAACCAAAACCTCATCCAAAGGCTGCTCgtgcagagcagcacacagagccaagaTGGGGATGAAGGAGGAGGCTGACCAGGGGTGCAAACAGTTTGTGGCAGGCTCTGTTTTTCCAGCAGCAATGTCAGCAGTGTTTACCCGCAGTGCTGCCCAGGTAAGCACAGCTCATGGAGCACCTGCCTTTGGtgctgcaggctgaggatgaTCTCTGCTCAGCCCTCACTCCTCTggctccccaaattccccttgtCCACTTAATTGAGCCACATTCCCTAAATTCCAACCCCATTCCAGGTGAGACTCCCAGGTGTGTGAGCTGGGTTCCACAGTGgcaggacagacacacagctttGGCCAACACCAGAGAAGGGGTGCCTGAGGGTTTTTAGGAACAACACCAGCTTCTTCAGGGCTTATCCCACTTATTCCAGGGCTCATCCCACTCCAAGAGCTCATCACCAACTTCTAGAAGGAGCAGCCTCCAAGTTCTGGCTTTCCTAGAATATTTGTTGGGGgaccctggtgctgcagcagctctcctggcatCCTCCCAGCCCTTTTTGCCAGGCAGGATGCTTTGAGTCTTggctccagcacccagcagagctgccaaaGCAAACAGCTTCCTCCTCACTGGGAGCCTTGGCCTTTCCATCCCCCCCATGCCACACCAAATCTGTCTCAGCAGCGAGTGGGAGAAGGGCCAGGATCACTCTGGGATCCCAGGAAAGGCTTGCTCACATAGATTTCACcttcagctgtggctgccaggcaggagctgacCCCAGGAGAGTTATCCACAGCAGGAACATGTGCCACCTTTCCAGTCCATCACCTGTGGCACTGGTGGCAGCACCAAGAGGGCTGCAGGATCAACATTTCACCCACATTTATTTTCATGGGACAAACAGTTCCAGCACAGCCTTCTCCAAGGACAGCACTGCACCAGGGCAGTCACCAGCTGAGAGCAGaacccctgtgccctgctcacaAACCACCACACACcattcctgctcctcacccctcTTTTTCAGCACAGAACTAGGATGCTGTCTCTGCTGGGGCCCCACTCCAGCACCTCATGTGAGAGAAGGGAAAGCTCCACTGTTCCTTCAGCCTCGTTTTTCCTTCCTTtagaaatcactgagaaggaAGAAACCTGCCAGAAGACACATTAGGGCTGTAACAGGAGAAGGCTGCAGGCAAGGGCCTGTCAGtcacagaggaaaaataaacagcatGTATTGATTGTTCTGcagtccccagtgccacagagcCCGTTCAGCAGGATCCCCCCAGACCCCAGAGAAAGGGcagaaacaataaataaaatcacTAAGAGAAACAGAGCGTGGAATGAACTCCTGGAGTAAGAAACAAGCgctggctgcagcccagggcagctgggggaGGTGGCTGTGGGGGCTCTGGAGCCCCATCCATGCTTCCTCTTGCTTCCAGTGCTGCCTCACACTGAAATCCACCCTGCAGTCACCCCCATGTACCTGATCagccccctgtgctgctctgagccctggcacCCCTCACTGACACCACCCCAAAGCTGCTTTATTCTCAGAGAACAGCCCAGCTGCCTAGAGCAGCATCCCAGAGTCCTCACTCATCCTTGCTCAAAGGTGAACCCCGAGTTCTGCTGCACCACGAGGCTGGGGCAGTCTCCTGgcacccctgtgcccccagcatCTTGTCCAAAATCCTCTCCTGCCTTGTCTTTGCAGTTTGGGTTCACTTCCTGCACTGCTGGAAAGAACAGAGCCTAAAACAAACTCTCTGCACCCCTGGTCAGCCTCCTCCTTCATCCCCCTTGGTGTTATCCCGTCTTGGCTCTGCACTCTAAGCTACACAGCCACTTCCAACTGGCACAGCCACACATCTGCAGCAGAACCCAGAGTTCAGCTGCACCACAAGGCTGGCAGTCTCCTGgcacccctgtgcccccagcatCTTGTCCAAGATCCTCTCCTGCCTTGTCTTTGCAGTTTGTGTTCACTGCCTGCACTGATGGAAAGAACAGAGCCTGCCACAAACTATTTTCACCCCTGGTCAGCCTCCTCCTTGGTGTTATCCCAGCTTGGCTCTGTACTCTAAGctacacagccacagccacacatCTGTGCTGGGCAAAGTGGTCCTCACCTCTTTTCTGTCCCAAGCTGCTGGGATGTAAGAGAAAAtctgcaggaacagcaggaatCAGTGCAAGCCCTACCAACAGCTGCCCCATGCAGCACATGTTAGTTTAAACATTTATTGTACATGTCTGGCTCTGATGAGGATCTGTAACCTGTCAGCTGCCAGTGTTTACCTTGGGGGACGTGCATGAGAAAGCTCAGCCTGAAGGTTTGGGAGTTTAGAACAGTGCCAGATAAACAGCTCTCCTTGAGAAATCACCCCAGGACAGTAACCCCCAAGACTAAACAAAGATCCAAGGGCCATACACTGTGCTTTGGGAAAACTTCCTGAAGCTGATGCTTCCTCCACCAGCCACTCCCTCCTCTGAGACATCCCTCTCACCCCTGCattgccttcccttccctcacaGGGCACAGGTAGGAccatcccatccctgttcctgctccccagCTGGCGCCACATCTGCCAGGAAATAATCCATCCTTTGGAGgacactgtccccagtgccttTCCCAGTAACACTGTGGGCAAGTCACTGACCCAAGCTCTGCTGAGGCAGGGAATtcctctgctttggcctctgctccctgctggaaCTGTCCCAGCGCAGCAGAAACTGATGTCAAGCATAAAGTTAAGTTTGTatttcccttcccagcaggaaGGACACCCCTTTGGCTCACTCCTTGCACACCTCTGCAAGGGGACAGGTACTGCAGTGaccctctctcctcctctggCACAAAGATTCCCCAGCTCTGGAGTGGGGCAATGCCTCTGTAGCCCTGCAAGGAGGCAGGGAGCTCCTGATCCCAGAggctgctcctccctccctgtgtgtgctctgaggcaggggcagctctgctccagctcccatggcctgcccagagcagagctcagagcactCAGCACCTCccactccccaggcaggccaAGCACTGAGCGTCTGCCTCCATTCCCCAGCCAAGCCAGAAGTATGCACATTCCTGGGAAACCATTACATGGGTGTTCCTGTTGGTGCTTTTCCCTGCTGGACTTAAGACTTCTGGCATAGCAAATCTGCAGGACAGTTGAGAATTCATTTCCAGCAGAAAGGGGAGCACACCAGCATGCAGAGCAGGTTTGGGTTTGCATAAGCACGCTCTGGTACAGGGCACATTCAAGTGCTAATCCCCCAGGAATGCACACCTTGTTCAATATGCCTTTAATAATCTTCCTGGAAGGTTACATACACCAGCAAGGATGTCAAAAGCAGTTAATTCTGGGTTTGATCTGAGAAAGCCAATATATTTCCTCGTGATAAtctttttttctaaatgaaGTTCAGTTTACCACTGATTGTCTCACTCACTCATTTAGGACAAAGCCTTCGAGCAGCTTTGTGTTTTCTAACAACGTCCACCTCTGCATGCCCACAGTGACATCTAGAGGCACACGTGGCTGGCTTTGGGACAGACTGCAGGACACACAGCACCGCGGtgggcagggcaaggcagggCAAGGTGGCAGCTCCAGTGCAGCCACACAGGAGTCATGGTGTCCATGACCAGCTGGGAACTCTCCCCGTGCCTGGAGTGCTCCTCCTTACCAAACTCGCTGGCACACAGGTGCTCCACGATGGCCTCTGACTTCATCTCATTGTCACAAGGGGGACACACGGTGGTTCCTggcaagagaaaaagaaatgaagacaATTGAGAGGtggcaggcagccagaggaagcagcaccacagagccaggctggccACGCTGTCAGACTCACCCCTGAAGGGGATCCATGACCATGGATCCTGCCATGGGCTCCCAGCTCCCACAAGTGTGGGAAAACACCCAGAGCCACCCActggctcccagggcagccctgggcacaggcagcctgctgccagccccacacagtGCTGCCAGTGGCCCCAagggcaggcacaggcagctgctAAAAGGACAGCACTGGCACAGAAAGGAGCTCTCAGCTGAGGGAAGAGCTTGCCAAGGGGCACAGCCCATGGCCTGCTGACATTCCCTGCCCACTGCATGCCAAGGCAGGCACACgatgccccagccccagcacagcaggaggaTGCTGCCCAGAGATGGCTCAAGTGTGCCAAGGTGGTGCCAGGCAAGAGGGTCAGGACTGGCACAGCCCAGTTCAGTGCTCCCCTCGCTACTGGGGACCACAGACTGCCCAGGAAAACCCCACtaccctccctcctgccctgtgccagagcagcactggctggggatggaccagcacagctcttgtggATGCTGCCACACCAAGAGTGGCCACCTACTGCCAGGAGTGGCCAGCCACCACCAGGAGTGGCCAGCCACCGCCAGGAGTGGCCATTCACCGCCAGGAGTGGCCATTCACCGCCAGGAGTGGCCACGCACCGCCAGGAGTGGCCACGCACCGCCAGGAGTGGCCACGCACCGCCAAGAGTGGCCACGCACCGCCAGGAGTGGCCACGCACCGCCAGGAGTGGCCACGCACCGCCAGGAGTGGCCGGCCACCGCCAGGAGTGGCCGGCCACCGCCAGGAGTGGCCGGCCACCGCCAGGAGTGGCCATTCACCGCCAGGAGTGGCCACTCACCGCCAGGAGTGGCCATTCACCGCCAGGAGTGGCCACGCACCGCCAGGAGCGGCCGGCCACCGCCAGGAGCGGCCAGCCACCGCCAGGAGTGGCCAGCCACCACCAAGAGCAGTCACCCTCTCTTTTGTTCCACCCTCatggctccagcagagcagagccacctctgcttggcagctgctggcagaggtcAACATCTCCCTCTTGGGAGATGCCAGCCCAGGGGATTTCACTGGGATCTGTCCTGGGAGGAAATCTCACTTCACCCAGAGAATAAGAATCTGTTTCCAAGTCCCCATCTGCACTTGGGGCAGACcacccagcagcacagacataGATTTGAGCTACTGGCAGATTAATTTATTGAGCTGGGAGATGCTGCTTGTTCCTGGTCCAGCAAGACTGAGGGCTCTTCCCACACAAGGGAGTTATTCTCAGGGACAACACTGCAGCAAAACATCTGCCAGTAAACACAGCACTCATGGCCTTCCAGCCCTCAGCCAGGCCAGCAaagccacagcattgctggagTGAAAAAGCAGAGAGGTGTCTCAAAGAGGggtgcagagccagggaggCACAGCCATGACCATGCTGTGGTGTCTCCTCAGCCTCAGATGCCCCACAGGGATTCAGGCCAgacttttgttttctgtggctTGTTCCTCCCCTGTCACCACCCCCAAATCTCTTCTGTGCCAAATGCTGATTCCTGGGGATGTGCACCATGATTTTATTAATCACACATGCACAGCAACTGGCCTTGTGCAAGCCACGAGCCAGCCTTCCCAGCACCAACATCCACACCCTCTGTACCTCcgagagctgcccatccctgggtaACCTCTCCTTCCAGAACCCAGCACGCAATTTCCACTGTCACCATCTCAGAGTgacacaggcaggagccagcCTTTGCAGATAGGATGATATCCGCAGTCAGAATATTTCTTTCCAGCtgtgaaaagaaatatttactgTGCTTATGACAAGGGAGAGAGGGTGCTCACAGGAAGGTGACACATCATTCTGCTGGGGAACAAAGCTGGGGTTCCTGCCATGCCAAGCACTTCAGTGTCTCAGCAGCCCAAGTGCACAtgaggctggcaaagcccacaCCAGCCAGACAAACATGAAAGCCACCACTTGATGAGCTTTCCAGGCAACCTAttaaaataggggaaaaaaaaaagcaaacaaaaatggaaaataagagTCATTGTTCCATGGTGCAAATACAGGCTTTGTTCTAgctgtgctccagcagcccctgaacaggctgtgacacagccaAGGTGGCAGAGACCCCAGCCTTGCTGcaccaggagccagcaggctggagctgggagtccctgcacagccccttccacaggcagcagcttcACTTATGCACAATCCCCCTGCCCTAATCAACAACCTtgatcaggctgctcagagtcCTTGACCAGGAATATTTACAAGCATGGGGCATCCACCTTGTTCCTACATAATCTGTGCCAGCATTTTACAACCCTCATTGCAAAACACTTCCTCCTTATATCCAATTTGTATCAACCCATCCTCCAGTCCTGCCTAGCACAACAGCATTACTGgcaaagggaagaaaaactgTCCTGTGCTCTGGATCACCACATCCCACTACATCAGGAACATTAATGTTGGGGGCCcagccagctcctgcccagctctgtgccccaggAAAGCTGTTCTTTGGAGCTGCCCCAAACCTGCAAGCCCTCCCATCCCTCCtgaggccctggagcagccatCCCCAGCCCACCCTCGGGCCCCACTGCAGCTTGGCTGGGGCCCATCTGCAAACTCCCAGCACAATctcagctgcctgcagctcaCTGCTGACCATTTTTGCAAAGCCTGGCTGTAGAGCCAGCTTACTCCAGGGGCAAGAGAAGGAATgtgtaatgctgtattaatctGCAACTCCCCTGATGCATCCTGTGGGCCTGCAGGCTTTACTGCCTGTGCTTAAGGAGAAAGGAATTCAGCAGGTCAGCTCTTTGAGAGGCAGAAACAAATTCCAATTTCAAGGTGTTAACGGGGGAAAATACTGAAAGGGTTTGTTCTTATTAGTACCAAGAGAAAAAGGGGGGACACTGCTTGGTTCTGACCCTCTTTGGATCAACAGGAAACACTCCTGTGCCCAAGAGCAAAGGAGTTGGTGCTGACAGAAAACACAGACAGGGTGCACACAGAACACAGGCAGACAAGTaaccagcagcacagggacaaggactgAGCTGCAGGTCACCCAGGATGTCACTTGGCATCTGCAGGAGGTGGCAGTACCAGAGCTGAAGCAGTGGGTGCCTTATAAGAGAGCTTCTGTGGCATTCAGGACATCCAGCAGTGCTGCTTCACATCACACCAGTGGCTGCAATTCACTTGGAGTTTGATTTTTTCCACTCCAAACTGTTTGAGGCACCACAAGAAAGCAGCAGCGTCCCACCCCAGGTCCAAAAGGTGAAGAGAAATCATTAAACTACTCAGTGGAAAGGAAAACCTGGCAGATGCTGCTCCTTTAGGAGGCTGTTCCCAGGTCCTGGCTCGTTAATGTCTGTAAAATGAATGACCTGTACACAGCTCAGACTGTTTCAGACCTAGGAAGGGGCAGCTCACAcccagctgtcccaggagcATGCTTGGCTGCAAGTCCCTGGGGAAATAAAAGCAACCTTTGTACCTGCAACACGGAACACGGCTGTGGTCTTGACCAAGGGTCCAGGTTCACATGAGACAGATTTAATTTAGAGCATTCCTGGAAAACAAGGAGGTTTCTCCAGCAGGAAGGGCAAGCCATGACAAGGAAGCCAGTATGGCTGTGGGGAGAGGCTGGTCCCTGGCAAGGAGATCAggcccccattttccccctggCACTGGCACAAACTTCACATTCCACCTGCCTCTGGATGTCACTGAGATGtgacacagctcctctgggtgTCCCCTGTGCCTGCCATGCCACAGtcactgctctgcactgccctccACAGCTCCTGGAGACCCCTCTGCTGCAAGATGCACTCCTATCCTCTCCTCTGAAGTACTTTCAAGATGGGCAGGATGACACTGCACAGTTCCCTTTAGCTGGGTTACCTCTCCCAGTcgagcagcacacacagcttttgTCTGTACAGGTAACTGCAAAGGCAGATGAGTCTGACACAGCACAGAAGGCACGGAAAGCACTCAGccccctccctgcctgtgctgagctCCTCCCGAATGCCTGGGGAATCAGGAGTGACAATTCCCTTCAATTCCCTTAAGCACTGCACTCTCTCAGAGCCCTCTGCCATCTCCCTCGACAAACATTCCTCCTGCCTGCCTTTCACAGCGCTCCAACAGCAAACCCCCAAGTGACACCaggatatttatttcttttcaactTTCCAGCAACAAATCAGGCTCACTGAAACTTGAACAAGCCAGTCCGGCACCACAGAAACGTGCTGCACGCAATGGAAACAAACACGAACCACGTTCACTTTCCCCAGTTGTTTTTGGGCAGgttcttttctccttctccagctcaCAGCCCAcccaagggcagggctggatctcCAGTGCATGCCCTAGGACTGCACTGGAtgtggggacagccaggacTGGTGTCACTGTTGGCTCCAGTCAGCCAACACTTTGTGCTGTGGACACCAcacatcctcctgctgcccagagcagcctggctcgggagcagagccaggacagtGCAGGATCTGAGGATGGAGGGTCACACCTTGGTCCATCAGGGCTGGTGCCCAGCCCCAGTGACCATGCAGGGATCAGAACAGGCACAACCCCACCATGTTCCAAAGAGCCAAGGCTCTGCGATAGGGatgaggagctggcagggcaTCCCACCTCCTTTGGGACaggagagtgcccagaggcTAGAGGAGGGCTGCTGCCAAGAAGAAGAGCTCAGGTGagcctcctcctgccacaagaACCCCTTCAGTCCCGCGTggtcccctcctgccctgccagctcagAGAGGAGCACCAGGAGCAAGGCTGCAGCACGGCCATGCCTTACCTTTGGGCCTGGAGACCTCGGTGGCATTGGGAGCTGTCATAGCAATGCAGACGTCATCCTGGGGAAACTGGTCACACTTGAGCATCTCTGGCCAGAAGAAGCCAAAGAACTGCATGACAGGCTCGCAGGAGTCACGCACGGCCTCGCAGAGCCAGCGGCACGGGTAGACCGGCCGGTCCAGGCAGACAGGGGCAAACAGGGAGCAGAGGAAGACCTGGGTGCCCATATGGCAATTCTTGTTGAGCAGTGGCACCCAGCTGCTCGCCTGGTGCTTCACCTCGGCCATGGTCTCGTGGTCCAGCAGGTTGGGCAGCACCATCTTGTCGTAGCCCACGCTGTGGCACAGCCGCAGGTCGGGGGGGATGGCCACGCACTGGTGGGGTTTGGCGTAGAAGCGCCCGCCAGGGTAAGGGCCCAGGTCTGACTGGTAGCTGACATAGTCGTACTCGCTGGCCACGCCGCACGCCAGCAGCCCGGCGGCCACCGACAGCACCGCACGCACGGCGGCCCCACCGGGCCCCCTCAAGCTGCCCATCGCCGCCACCCGCCGACGGTGGCCCCGACAGCACCGGGGACTCCCCGCTGCCGGCGGCGGCCCTCGGGGACTCTCCTCGCGGCCCCTCCGCTG contains:
- the SFRP1 gene encoding secreted frizzled-related protein 1 → MGSLRGPGGAAVRAVLSVAAGLLACGVASEYDYVSYQSDLGPYPGGRFYAKPHQCVAIPPDLRLCHSVGYDKMVLPNLLDHETMAEVKHQASSWVPLLNKNCHMGTQVFLCSLFAPVCLDRPVYPCRWLCEAVRDSCEPVMQFFGFFWPEMLKCDQFPQDDVCIAMTAPNATEVSRPKGTTVCPPCDNEMKSEAIVEHLCASEFALKMTIKEVKKENGDKMIIPRKRKALKLGPIRKKNLKKLVLFLKNGADCPCHQLDNLSHYFLIMGRQVKTQYLLTAIYKWDKKNKEFKKFMKKMKSPDCPTFPSVFK